In Rariglobus hedericola, the following proteins share a genomic window:
- a CDS encoding ABC transporter ATP-binding protein, which translates to MLFDLQSVSFAYPGRPPVFNALTRTLPAGLTLLRGPSGCGKSTLLKLLAGFLPPDSGRVLTAAGTPPDAEFQRLRVGFVFQQFNLLPLATVRRNLELAGNLAGLSSQAIATAADHWLAHLDLMALADVRAETLSGGQLQRAALARALLKNPDVLLLDEPTSGLDDAHVARIDALLADWLATGRSAVVSTHDPRLRPARVSAEWRFPLES; encoded by the coding sequence ATGCTGTTCGACCTCCAGTCTGTCAGCTTTGCCTACCCCGGACGTCCGCCGGTTTTCAACGCCCTCACGCGCACGTTGCCCGCCGGCCTCACCTTGCTGCGCGGGCCTTCGGGTTGCGGCAAAAGCACCTTGCTAAAACTCCTCGCCGGCTTCCTCCCGCCCGACTCCGGACGCGTGCTCACGGCTGCCGGCACCCCGCCCGATGCGGAGTTCCAACGCCTGCGCGTGGGCTTCGTTTTTCAGCAGTTCAACCTGCTCCCGCTCGCCACCGTGCGCCGCAATCTCGAACTCGCCGGCAATCTCGCCGGCCTCTCTTCGCAAGCCATCGCCACCGCCGCCGACCACTGGCTCGCACACCTCGACCTGATGGCGCTGGCCGATGTGCGCGCCGAAACTTTGTCCGGCGGCCAATTGCAACGCGCCGCCCTCGCCCGCGCTCTGTTGAAAAACCCCGACGTGCTGCTCCTCGACGAACCGACCTCGGGCCTCGATGACGCCCATGTAGCCCGCATCGACGCGCTGCTCGCGGACTGGCTCGCCACCGGCCGCTCCGCGGTCGTCTCCACGCATGATCCCCGCCTGCGCCCCGCCCGCGTGTCGGCCGAATGGCGTTTCCCCCTGGAATCATGA
- a CDS encoding formylglycine-generating enzyme family protein has protein sequence MSLKSPNRLWLAALLAGLGAAPAAFGVSLEGKLQTSTDLQTWTDVPISAAQLNSEGQLIQDPGTKGFFRLQLTPLPIPAGTSLIPSGSYQMGDALDNSANTAVHTVSVKACYLEKYEVTKALWDEVRTWGIAHGYDLPVGVAKSTTDPVNNYPVHTISWYAVVRWCNARSEKAGLTPPYKVNGETYKTGATGAVTCDWTANGYRLPTEAEWEKAARGGLAGKRFPSGDTLTHAQANYVAANTLFSYDTETASGYPAAFNIGEMPYTSPVGSFASNGYGLYDMAGNVAEWCWDLYDSGYYASSPINNPTGPETGAVRVVRGGSWFKYADVSRVANRSIFDPANGGSDEIGFRCVLP, from the coding sequence ATGAGCCTCAAATCTCCGAATCGCCTCTGGTTGGCCGCACTCCTGGCCGGCCTCGGTGCCGCCCCCGCCGCATTCGGAGTCTCGCTGGAAGGAAAACTGCAGACTTCCACCGACCTGCAAACCTGGACCGACGTGCCGATCTCCGCGGCCCAGCTCAATAGTGAGGGTCAACTCATCCAAGACCCGGGCACGAAGGGCTTTTTCCGGCTCCAGCTTACGCCGCTCCCCATTCCCGCAGGCACCAGTCTGATCCCTTCCGGCAGCTACCAAATGGGCGATGCGTTGGATAACTCCGCGAACACCGCCGTCCACACCGTAAGCGTCAAAGCCTGCTACCTCGAAAAATACGAGGTCACCAAGGCCCTTTGGGACGAGGTTCGCACATGGGGCATTGCCCATGGCTACGACCTGCCCGTGGGCGTCGCCAAATCCACGACGGATCCGGTCAACAACTACCCCGTCCACACCATCAGCTGGTATGCCGTCGTTCGCTGGTGCAATGCCCGCAGCGAAAAAGCCGGGCTGACCCCGCCTTACAAGGTGAACGGCGAGACTTATAAAACAGGTGCCACCGGTGCCGTCACCTGTGACTGGACCGCCAACGGTTACCGCCTGCCGACCGAAGCCGAATGGGAAAAAGCCGCGCGTGGCGGCCTCGCTGGCAAGCGGTTTCCAAGCGGAGACACACTCACCCACGCCCAAGCCAACTACGTCGCGGCGAACACCCTTTTCTCCTACGACACCGAGACCGCCTCCGGCTATCCCGCCGCCTTCAACATCGGCGAAATGCCCTACACCAGCCCGGTCGGCTCATTCGCCTCCAACGGCTACGGTCTCTACGACATGGCCGGCAACGTCGCCGAGTGGTGCTGGGATTTGTATGACAGCGGCTACTACGCGTCATCTCCCATCAACAACCCCACCGGCCCCGAAACCGGCGCGGTGCGCGTAGTCCGTGGTGGTTCCTGGTTCAAATATGCCGATGTCTCCCGCGTTGCCAATCGCAGCATTTTTGATCCCGCCAACGGTGGCTCCGATGAAATCGGTTTCCGCTGCGTCCTCCCCTGA
- a CDS encoding Tex family protein codes for MAEPTALPNADHVLRIAQELGSTVKVHQVATTAQLLKDGATVPFIARYRKEMTGELDEVQIMTIRDRLEQLAALDERRASILASLKERNLLTPALDNQIALAETLVRLEDIYLPFRPKKRTRATIAKEKGLEPLSEQIWAQDPAIDLAAVAAAYVGREYTADDGKNVVSKIATAEEAFAGARDILAERVSDDAAAREKLRTIYRDSAVVSSKIISGKEVEAAKFKDYFEWSEPLVKCPSHRLLAMRRGEKELFLMMRITVDETLSLAELERLVIKNTSPAATTQLRLMLTDALKRLLAPAMETEFRLDSKKKADADAIKVFADNVRELLLAAPLGQRAVLALDPGFRTGCKTVILDRQGKLLHNDVVYPDRHETEAAEKIKGFIDFFKIEAIAIGNGTAGRETEAFIRGLKLPAAISVVMVNESGASIYSASEVAREEFPDHDLTVRGAVSIGRRLMDPLAELVKLDPKSIGVGQYQHDVDQNALKRSLDDTVVSCVNGVGVELNTASKQLLAQVSGLNSRSAAAIVARRNDKGAFKTRADLLEVSGLGPKAYEQAAGFLRIHDAAHPLDASAVHPERYALVEKMAADLGCTVPDLLRDEKLRKKINLSNYVTETVGLPTLTDIQAELAKPGRDPREKFEAFSFQEGVNKPEDLKPGMKLPGIVTNVTAFGAFVDIGVHQDGLVHVSQLADSFVKDPSAVVKPGQKVSVTVTEIDLTRGRIALSMRSAPQLGAKSGQTAPRTSPGQARPAPAAAPAARPQQSLGNDWFAAALNKKR; via the coding sequence ATGGCTGAACCCACCGCTCTCCCCAACGCCGACCACGTCCTCCGCATCGCCCAGGAACTCGGCTCCACGGTCAAAGTCCACCAGGTCGCCACGACCGCCCAGCTCCTCAAGGACGGCGCCACCGTCCCCTTCATCGCCCGCTACCGCAAGGAGATGACCGGCGAACTCGACGAGGTGCAGATCATGACAATCCGCGACCGCCTTGAACAACTCGCGGCCCTCGACGAACGCCGCGCCTCCATCCTCGCCTCACTAAAAGAGCGCAACCTTCTCACGCCCGCCCTCGACAACCAGATCGCCCTCGCCGAGACCCTCGTCCGCCTCGAGGACATTTATCTCCCGTTCCGCCCGAAGAAGCGCACCCGCGCCACCATCGCGAAAGAGAAGGGCCTCGAGCCCCTTTCCGAGCAAATCTGGGCCCAGGACCCCGCCATCGACCTCGCCGCCGTAGCCGCCGCGTATGTGGGACGTGAATACACCGCCGACGACGGCAAAAACGTCGTCTCCAAAATCGCCACCGCCGAGGAAGCCTTTGCCGGCGCCCGTGACATTCTCGCCGAGCGTGTTTCAGACGATGCCGCCGCCCGCGAAAAGCTCCGCACCATCTACCGCGACTCCGCCGTCGTCTCCTCCAAGATCATCTCAGGCAAAGAGGTCGAGGCCGCCAAATTCAAAGACTACTTCGAGTGGTCTGAGCCGCTCGTCAAATGCCCGTCACACCGCCTCCTCGCCATGCGTCGCGGCGAAAAAGAGTTGTTCCTCATGATGCGCATCACGGTCGACGAGACGCTCTCCCTCGCCGAACTCGAACGCCTCGTCATCAAGAACACGTCGCCCGCCGCCACCACGCAGCTGCGCCTCATGCTGACCGACGCCCTCAAGCGCCTGCTTGCCCCCGCCATGGAAACCGAGTTCCGCCTCGATTCCAAAAAGAAGGCCGACGCCGATGCCATCAAGGTCTTCGCCGACAACGTCCGCGAACTCCTCCTCGCCGCCCCGCTCGGCCAACGCGCCGTCCTCGCCCTCGACCCCGGCTTCCGCACCGGTTGCAAAACCGTCATCCTCGATCGCCAAGGCAAACTCCTCCACAACGACGTCGTCTATCCCGACCGCCACGAGACCGAGGCCGCCGAGAAGATCAAAGGCTTCATCGACTTCTTCAAAATCGAAGCCATCGCCATCGGTAACGGCACTGCCGGCCGCGAGACCGAGGCCTTCATCCGCGGACTCAAACTGCCCGCTGCGATTTCCGTCGTCATGGTCAACGAGTCCGGTGCGTCGATCTACTCCGCCAGCGAAGTCGCCCGCGAAGAATTCCCCGACCACGACCTCACCGTGCGCGGTGCCGTCTCCATCGGCCGCCGCCTGATGGACCCGCTCGCCGAACTCGTGAAGCTCGACCCGAAGTCCATCGGCGTCGGCCAATACCAACACGACGTCGATCAAAACGCCCTCAAGCGCTCCCTCGATGACACCGTCGTGAGCTGCGTGAACGGCGTTGGCGTCGAGCTCAACACCGCCTCGAAGCAACTCCTCGCGCAGGTCTCCGGCCTCAACAGTCGTAGTGCCGCCGCCATCGTCGCTCGCCGCAACGACAAGGGCGCCTTCAAGACCCGCGCCGATCTCCTCGAAGTCTCCGGCCTCGGCCCCAAAGCCTACGAACAGGCCGCCGGCTTCCTTCGCATTCACGATGCCGCCCATCCGCTCGACGCCTCCGCGGTTCATCCCGAGCGCTACGCCCTCGTCGAAAAGATGGCCGCCGATCTCGGCTGCACCGTCCCTGATCTCCTCCGCGACGAAAAGCTCCGCAAGAAGATCAACCTATCCAACTACGTCACCGAGACCGTCGGCCTCCCGACGCTCACCGACATTCAGGCCGAGCTCGCCAAACCCGGCCGCGACCCCCGCGAAAAATTCGAAGCCTTCAGCTTCCAGGAAGGCGTCAACAAACCCGAAGATTTGAAGCCCGGCATGAAACTCCCGGGCATCGTCACCAACGTGACCGCCTTCGGTGCTTTCGTTGACATCGGCGTCCACCAGGACGGCCTCGTTCATGTGTCCCAACTGGCCGACAGCTTCGTCAAAGATCCCTCCGCCGTCGTGAAGCCCGGCCAGAAAGTCAGCGTCACCGTGACCGAGATCGATCTCACCCGCGGCCGCATCGCGCTCTCGATGCGCAGCGCCCCGCAGTTAGGCGCCAAGTCCGGTCAGACCGCCCCCCGCACGAGTCCTGGCCAGGCCCGTCCGGCCCCGGCCGCCGCGCCAGCCGCACGCCCGCAGCAGTCTCTCGGCAACGACTGGTTCGCCGCCGCGCTTAACAAAAAGCGCTGA
- a CDS encoding TolC family protein: MISSRHFLPVALGLFSLPIAVFAQETTATEAAKPETVSVHALIVKALNTNLELRAKRIDPEIQGYRVDGAWGAFDPVLSLGGVYEKSSKPQNYRDFLSNGSIIVDPKARIFEEENIRLQGGISGRLPTGTQLELANTVSRLENTSNRRPVSLLAGGPLYSPEYQAGTTLTITQPLLKDFGPGANLAEVRLAKSTRLVSENELRGTVEKVIAQVVNACFEINFAQENILVKQQAIDLAGNLVRENQRRVDEGRMSPIEVSQSQSRLAEAREELILARNFLAQRQNTLSELTREEFVFDAPAYIIDTTQATLPEPSLNRETLVHTALENNPAYLAAIETAKGEDIRIVYAKNQRLPRVDLRGTLGYTGIEDGWTKSFYDYGNRDTPDWSAGVIISVPLTGKVGKARVNESIARKRQAVLNIKRTEVELYSAIDTALRDISSARERAALVKDSVRFATDSYNAEEKRLVSGLTTSYNVATQMRDFSQTRTRALAADVDLQKAITQLYLVQGVLSSQLKIDISVAP, encoded by the coding sequence ATGATATCCTCCCGTCATTTCCTCCCCGTCGCCCTCGGTCTGTTCAGCCTGCCTATTGCCGTATTCGCGCAGGAAACCACCGCCACCGAGGCCGCCAAGCCCGAGACGGTAAGCGTTCATGCCCTTATTGTTAAGGCGCTTAATACGAATCTTGAGCTGCGCGCCAAACGAATCGATCCCGAGATTCAAGGCTACCGCGTCGACGGTGCGTGGGGTGCGTTTGACCCGGTGCTTTCGCTCGGTGGCGTTTACGAGAAAAGCTCCAAGCCCCAGAACTACCGCGATTTCTTGAGCAACGGCAGCATCATCGTTGATCCCAAGGCGCGTATCTTCGAGGAGGAAAACATCCGCCTGCAGGGCGGCATTTCCGGTCGTCTGCCCACGGGCACGCAGCTCGAATTGGCCAACACGGTTTCGCGTCTCGAAAACACCTCCAACCGTCGTCCGGTCAGCTTGCTCGCCGGCGGTCCGCTCTACAGCCCTGAATATCAGGCCGGCACCACGCTCACGATCACCCAGCCCTTGCTCAAAGATTTCGGGCCCGGCGCCAATCTCGCGGAAGTCCGCCTCGCCAAGAGCACGCGCCTCGTGTCCGAAAACGAACTCCGTGGCACCGTCGAGAAGGTCATCGCCCAGGTCGTCAACGCCTGCTTCGAAATCAACTTCGCCCAGGAAAACATCCTCGTAAAACAGCAGGCCATCGATCTCGCCGGCAACTTGGTGCGCGAGAACCAGCGCCGCGTTGACGAAGGCCGCATGTCCCCGATCGAGGTCAGCCAGTCCCAATCCCGCCTCGCCGAGGCCCGCGAGGAACTGATCCTCGCCCGCAACTTCCTCGCCCAGCGCCAGAACACCTTGAGCGAACTGACCCGCGAAGAATTCGTCTTCGATGCACCCGCCTACATCATCGACACCACCCAGGCGACCCTGCCCGAGCCGTCGTTGAACCGCGAGACGCTGGTCCACACCGCCCTTGAGAACAACCCCGCCTACCTCGCCGCCATCGAGACCGCGAAAGGCGAAGACATCCGCATCGTTTACGCCAAAAACCAGCGCCTGCCCCGCGTCGATCTGCGCGGCACCCTCGGCTACACCGGCATCGAGGACGGCTGGACCAAGAGCTTTTACGACTACGGCAACCGCGATACGCCCGACTGGAGTGCCGGCGTGATCATTTCCGTGCCCCTCACCGGCAAGGTCGGCAAAGCCCGCGTCAACGAATCCATCGCCCGCAAGCGCCAGGCCGTCCTCAACATCAAGCGCACCGAGGTCGAGCTCTACAGCGCGATCGACACCGCCTTGCGTGACATCTCCTCCGCCCGCGAGCGCGCCGCCCTCGTCAAAGACTCCGTGCGCTTCGCCACCGACTCCTACAACGCCGAGGAAAAGCGCCTCGTTTCCGGCCTGACCACCAGCTACAACGTCGCCACCCAGATGAGGGACTTCAGCCAGACGCGCACCCGCGCCCTCGCCGCTGACGTCGATCTCCAGAAGGCCATCACCCAGCTCTACCTCGTTCAGGGCGTCCTCTCCTCCCAGCTCAAGATCGACATTTCCGTCGCTCCCTAA
- a CDS encoding formylglycine-generating enzyme family protein encodes MRTSPLLTFSAALLTLGLTAHVQAAPLALAVESSVDEQTWVPVKITPGMISGNGTIIIPDAAVRLSIAPPTLPPAGMVAIPGGTFSMGEASNTDPESINFLHSVTLSAFNMDAREVSKALWDEVAAWGLTHNYTDLPAGDVKAPGHPVQTISWYAAVKWCNARSEKEGRNPAYKVSGAVYRTSDNAGVTCDWTANGYRLPTEAEWERAARGGYADKAYPWGTDSITQLLANYKIGSSTYHSSYSTGGFPYTSPTGVFVANAYGLYDMSGNVAEWCWDPFVTGYYGTTDAAGPDPKGPATGTNRVCRGGSWNGSSSEATTYLRRSNAPATTANTIGFRTVCR; translated from the coding sequence ATGCGCACTTCACCGCTTCTCACCTTCTCCGCCGCGCTGCTCACCCTAGGCCTGACGGCACACGTCCAAGCCGCCCCGCTCGCCCTCGCCGTGGAAAGCTCCGTCGACGAACAAACCTGGGTGCCCGTCAAAATCACCCCCGGCATGATTTCGGGCAACGGCACGATCATCATCCCCGACGCCGCCGTGCGCCTCAGCATCGCCCCGCCCACGCTGCCGCCCGCCGGCATGGTCGCGATCCCCGGCGGCACCTTTTCCATGGGTGAGGCCAGCAATACAGATCCCGAGTCGATCAACTTTCTTCACTCCGTGACCCTCAGCGCCTTTAACATGGACGCCCGTGAGGTCAGCAAAGCCCTTTGGGACGAAGTGGCTGCCTGGGGTCTGACCCACAACTACACCGACCTGCCCGCCGGCGACGTCAAAGCGCCCGGCCATCCCGTGCAAACCATCAGCTGGTATGCCGCCGTGAAGTGGTGCAACGCCCGCAGCGAAAAAGAAGGCCGCAACCCCGCCTACAAAGTCAGCGGGGCCGTTTACCGCACCAGTGACAACGCCGGCGTCACCTGTGACTGGACGGCCAACGGTTATCGCCTCCCGACCGAAGCCGAATGGGAACGCGCCGCACGCGGCGGCTATGCGGACAAAGCCTATCCGTGGGGCACGGACAGCATCACCCAGTTGCTCGCCAACTACAAAATCGGCAGCAGCACCTATCACTCCTCTTATTCCACCGGCGGCTTTCCCTACACCAGTCCGACAGGGGTCTTCGTAGCCAACGCCTACGGCCTTTACGACATGTCAGGCAACGTCGCTGAATGGTGCTGGGATCCGTTTGTGACCGGTTATTACGGAACGACTGACGCCGCCGGCCCTGATCCAAAAGGACCCGCGACAGGCACTAACCGCGTTTGCCGCGGAGGAAGCTGGAATGGATCGTCTTCGGAAGCCACCACCTATCTTCGTCGCAGCAACGCCCCCGCCACCACGGCCAACACCATCGGCTTCCGCACCGTTTGCCGCTGA
- a CDS encoding acyltransferase: protein MENPAWNKAYSQQRFDHVPWMFAHEATAQEKAGQLRHQRELRKAAAVEVGADCYLAPSASINGHAGAFFKMGTKGFVAAHAYITDHVHLGDNCSINPFATVRGKVTGGDGIRIGAYACLMGFNHGFADTTRPIYQQPHNSKGIVLGDDIWIGAHVSVLDGVKVGNHTILAAGAVVTKDVPDYAIVGGNPARVIRMRKRANSPGSLEEKLERFGQKVGDELDAVLKGYQLKSKSGAGVTYIDQAGGKKRVRPWCDATEVAAMFGRIAPGYTKAGWITRLREFQDHVTGVVPEHTPADAALNEAPPANPDDTRFYNTMAVSYALESLGSNLAHPVASAANITAPRLRKKLESLPWKDRAWHAGDWVDCYASSVLSDARHFDGHLPLKALFAWIDKKCDPMTGMWGPWSKESRWQHPVNGFYRLTRGTYAQYGLLLPYPEKAIDTILLHVKDHAFFNGKTDDACHVLDVVHPLWLCRKQTAHRRDEIEAWVLKRLPQVMAHWQHNRGFDFVVARHKTSLQGTEMWLSIVYLMADLLGKADALGYRPRGVHRTEVPGRGLVI, encoded by the coding sequence ATGGAAAACCCCGCTTGGAACAAAGCCTACAGCCAGCAACGTTTCGACCACGTGCCGTGGATGTTCGCGCATGAAGCGACCGCCCAGGAAAAGGCCGGACAGCTGCGGCATCAGCGAGAGCTTCGCAAGGCGGCGGCAGTGGAGGTTGGCGCGGATTGTTATCTCGCTCCATCCGCATCGATCAACGGGCACGCCGGGGCTTTTTTCAAAATGGGGACCAAGGGCTTTGTTGCGGCCCATGCCTACATCACCGACCACGTGCATCTCGGGGATAACTGCAGCATCAACCCGTTCGCCACGGTGCGCGGCAAGGTCACGGGAGGCGACGGCATCCGCATCGGCGCCTACGCGTGTCTCATGGGGTTCAATCACGGCTTCGCCGACACGACGCGACCGATCTACCAACAGCCGCATAACAGCAAAGGCATTGTGCTCGGTGACGACATCTGGATCGGCGCGCATGTCTCGGTTCTTGATGGCGTGAAAGTCGGCAACCACACGATCCTCGCGGCCGGCGCGGTCGTCACTAAGGACGTGCCCGACTACGCCATCGTGGGCGGAAATCCCGCGCGCGTCATTCGCATGCGTAAACGCGCCAACTCTCCCGGCTCGCTCGAAGAGAAACTGGAACGTTTCGGGCAAAAAGTCGGCGATGAGTTGGATGCCGTGCTCAAGGGATACCAACTCAAGTCCAAGTCCGGTGCCGGCGTGACCTATATCGACCAAGCGGGCGGAAAAAAACGCGTGCGACCCTGGTGTGACGCGACCGAAGTGGCGGCGATGTTTGGCCGGATTGCGCCCGGCTACACCAAGGCCGGGTGGATCACGCGCCTGCGTGAGTTTCAGGACCACGTGACGGGCGTCGTGCCCGAACACACCCCGGCAGATGCCGCGCTCAACGAAGCTCCGCCCGCCAATCCTGACGATACGCGTTTCTACAACACGATGGCGGTGAGTTATGCGTTGGAATCCCTCGGCTCCAACCTCGCGCATCCGGTGGCCTCCGCGGCCAACATCACCGCGCCGCGCTTGCGCAAAAAACTGGAGTCGTTGCCATGGAAAGACCGCGCCTGGCACGCGGGCGACTGGGTGGATTGTTATGCGTCGAGCGTGCTGTCCGACGCGCGCCATTTTGACGGACACCTGCCGTTGAAGGCGTTGTTTGCTTGGATCGATAAGAAGTGCGATCCGATGACGGGCATGTGGGGCCCGTGGTCGAAAGAATCGCGCTGGCAGCATCCCGTGAACGGTTTTTACCGACTCACCCGCGGCACCTACGCGCAGTATGGGCTACTGCTTCCGTATCCTGAGAAGGCGATCGATACGATTCTCCTCCACGTGAAGGACCACGCTTTTTTCAACGGCAAGACCGACGACGCCTGTCACGTGCTCGACGTGGTGCATCCGCTGTGGCTTTGCCGCAAACAGACCGCTCATCGACGCGACGAGATCGAAGCGTGGGTTTTGAAACGTCTTCCTCAAGTGATGGCGCACTGGCAGCATAATCGAGGTTTCGATTTCGTGGTCGCCCGTCACAAGACCTCACTGCAAGGCACGGAGATGTGGTTGAGCATCGTTTACCTGATGGCCGACCTGCTCGGCAAAGCCGACGCGCTTGGCTATCGCCCGCGCGGTGTGCATCGCACGGAAGTTCCCGGTCGTGGCTTGGTCATTTGA
- a CDS encoding efflux RND transporter periplasmic adaptor subunit yields the protein MSSLFRPLLAATVSLAGLLPAVEAAVPRIFDGLILPYREVVVSTPVQGQIESISVKEGDAVTAGQTLGQLNNRLESLEMDRAKIVMSKKNFDFKGSKNLFDEKIISEDEVLNRRSEAEVAKLQYDVAAELVAQRTIKAPSAGLIVEKNREIGETVTATQPLFRIVDITQVYAQIFIRAEDLALVKEGNAISVRVPVLGPDATFKGTVDFIDPRVDAASGLLRVKVLIPNPEARLKAGLRAEVSL from the coding sequence ATGTCCTCCCTGTTTCGCCCGCTCCTCGCCGCCACCGTCTCGCTCGCCGGGCTTCTTCCCGCGGTTGAGGCCGCCGTCCCTCGCATCTTCGACGGCTTGATCCTGCCCTACCGCGAAGTCGTCGTCAGCACCCCCGTCCAAGGCCAGATCGAATCGATCTCCGTCAAAGAAGGCGATGCCGTCACCGCCGGCCAGACCCTCGGCCAGCTTAACAATCGCCTCGAGAGCCTCGAAATGGACCGCGCGAAAATCGTGATGTCCAAAAAGAACTTCGACTTCAAAGGCTCGAAGAACCTGTTCGACGAAAAGATCATCTCGGAGGACGAAGTCCTTAACCGCCGCAGCGAGGCCGAGGTCGCCAAGCTGCAGTATGACGTGGCCGCCGAGCTCGTCGCCCAGCGCACCATCAAAGCTCCGTCCGCCGGCTTGATTGTCGAAAAAAACCGCGAGATCGGCGAGACCGTGACCGCCACCCAGCCGCTCTTCCGCATCGTCGATATCACCCAGGTTTATGCGCAGATTTTCATCCGCGCCGAGGACCTCGCATTGGTGAAAGAAGGCAACGCCATCTCCGTGCGCGTCCCTGTGCTCGGCCCCGACGCCACGTTTAAAGGCACCGTCGATTTCATCGATCCCCGCGTCGATGCCGCCAGCGGCCTGCTCCGCGTGAAGGTTCTCATCCCCAACCCCGAGGCCCGCCTCAAAGCCGGCTTGCGCGCCGAAGTCTCCCTCTAA
- a CDS encoding efflux RND transporter periplasmic adaptor subunit yields the protein MSNPTVVSSSEAVRSLEACRIFAGPVKEFWPKFAQTCASLVNPSVTAVLVNVNGDWKQAAAFPPGREFPVALRGAQFAELMVRVIAEGSILIPGGGPMVPALVLIALQTGDPKESVVLVQALPGVAADHVSAALAVLKLAADTPLLYQRQRQLERARRELINYSQALEILAATNVPTRFLAVAMTLVNELASRYRCVRVSLSWRDGPYLRVIAISGTDKFEKRMLAVQKLEAAMEEARDQDEEIAWPALPDTDVISRDHRAYSEQEKTGSLLTVPVRVTGEVRGVLALEREEIFTEHDALSLRVVADQVARRLDDLHRHDRWFGARWAAAARVELAGFLGPKRTWLKAGVILGALLLAFSVFVPLPYRVNASFIVRADALMHLPAAFEGFIGDVNVRPGDLVKKGDLLVQLDSSDLRVELAAAIAERQRYASESEKAEAERKLSDLRAARALQAQSQARVDLILYRMDRAGLVAPFDGVVVEGDLRERIGAPVRSGDVLIKISQLKGLYVEMKVLERDVDLIADSTRAEVAFNTRPEDTFGVKINRIEPSAVVDTEGNIFVVRGSLENGAEWLRPGMSGVAKIETQKRTLFWICTHRLADFLRLKLWW from the coding sequence ATGAGCAATCCCACGGTGGTGTCGTCGTCCGAGGCCGTTCGCAGTCTGGAAGCTTGCCGTATCTTCGCCGGTCCGGTGAAGGAATTCTGGCCCAAGTTTGCACAGACGTGTGCGAGTCTCGTCAATCCGAGCGTGACCGCGGTTCTGGTCAACGTGAATGGAGACTGGAAGCAGGCCGCGGCGTTTCCGCCCGGACGTGAGTTTCCAGTGGCCCTGCGCGGCGCGCAATTTGCGGAGCTGATGGTGCGGGTCATCGCCGAGGGCTCCATCCTGATCCCGGGCGGCGGACCGATGGTGCCGGCCTTGGTGTTAATTGCACTACAGACGGGTGATCCCAAGGAATCCGTGGTGCTCGTGCAGGCGTTGCCGGGCGTGGCGGCGGATCATGTGTCGGCTGCTCTGGCCGTGCTGAAACTGGCGGCGGATACCCCGCTTTTATATCAGCGCCAGCGTCAGCTCGAGCGTGCGCGCCGGGAGTTGATCAACTATTCGCAGGCGCTGGAAATCCTCGCCGCAACCAACGTCCCCACGCGTTTCCTCGCGGTGGCGATGACCTTGGTCAACGAACTCGCCTCGCGTTACCGCTGCGTGCGCGTGTCGCTCAGCTGGCGCGATGGTCCTTATCTGCGCGTGATCGCGATCAGCGGAACGGACAAGTTTGAGAAACGCATGCTCGCGGTGCAAAAACTCGAGGCTGCCATGGAGGAAGCCCGCGATCAGGACGAAGAGATCGCCTGGCCCGCGCTGCCGGATACCGACGTGATTTCGCGCGATCACCGCGCTTACTCGGAGCAGGAAAAAACCGGTTCGCTCCTGACGGTGCCGGTCCGCGTGACGGGTGAAGTTCGCGGCGTGCTCGCACTCGAGCGCGAAGAAATTTTCACCGAGCATGACGCCCTGTCGTTGCGCGTGGTGGCCGATCAAGTGGCGCGCCGTCTCGACGATTTGCACCGCCACGACCGCTGGTTTGGCGCGCGCTGGGCCGCCGCGGCCCGCGTGGAGCTGGCTGGTTTTCTCGGACCCAAGCGCACGTGGCTGAAGGCCGGCGTGATCCTGGGTGCGCTGTTGCTGGCGTTCTCGGTTTTTGTGCCGCTGCCGTATCGCGTGAATGCGAGTTTCATCGTGCGTGCGGATGCGTTGATGCACCTGCCGGCGGCGTTTGAAGGCTTCATCGGCGACGTGAATGTGCGCCCGGGTGATCTTGTTAAAAAAGGCGACTTGCTGGTGCAGCTCGACTCGAGCGACCTGCGGGTCGAACTCGCCGCGGCGATCGCCGAGCGTCAGCGCTACGCCAGCGAAAGCGAAAAAGCCGAGGCCGAGCGCAAGCTGTCCGACCTGCGTGCGGCCCGGGCGCTGCAGGCCCAGTCGCAAGCCCGCGTTGACCTGATTCTTTATCGCATGGATCGCGCGGGGTTGGTGGCGCCGTTTGATGGTGTCGTGGTCGAAGGTGATCTGCGTGAACGTATCGGTGCGCCGGTGCGTTCGGGTGATGTGCTCATCAAGATCTCCCAGCTCAAGGGCCTGTATGTGGAAATGAAAGTGCTGGAGCGTGACGTGGATTTGATCGCTGACAGCACGCGTGCCGAGGTGGCGTTCAACACCCGCCCCGAAGATACGTTTGGCGTGAAGATCAATCGCATCGAACCGTCGGCGGTGGTCGACACCGAGGGTAATATTTTCGTGGTGCGCGGCTCCCTCGAAAACGGGGCTGAGTGGCTGCGTCCCGGCATGAGCGGCGTGGCCAAGATCGAGACGCAAAAACGCACTCTGTTTTGGATCTGCACGCACCGCCTCGCGGATTTCCTGCGCTTGAAGCTGTGGTGGTAA